A single region of the Ziziphus jujuba cultivar Dongzao chromosome 10, ASM3175591v1 genome encodes:
- the LOC107410800 gene encoding ycf20-like protein translates to MACQMGTMMLHPVTSKIENETSERSCISIATCSIQNWTSEPSFNGQNTKIGINSAPFPRSFLMRRRGWKLAFALDTGGVPGNDEQGSVNGDSPDLGRTRLGRIVSAGGRQLLEKLNSARKNFPMKVFLLLLGFYTANALATILGQTGDWDVLVAGVVVAAIEGIGMLMYRKPPYVPSERLQSFVVMMNYWKAGVCLGLFVDAFKLGS, encoded by the exons ATGGCCTGCCAAATGGGAACCATGATGCTGCACCCGGTTACATCTAAAATAGAGAATGAAACATCAGAAAGATCTTGTATTTCTATTGCAACTTGTTCTATCCAGAATTGGACCAGTGAGCCAAGTTTTAATGGACAAAATACAAAGATTGGCATAAATTCCGCTCCCTTCCCTCGGAg CTTTCTGATGAGAAGGCGTGGCTGGAAATTAGCCTTTGCATTGGACACTGGTGGGGTTCCTGGAAATGATGAACAAGGGAGTGTCAATGGTGACAGTCCTGATCTAGGTCGAACCCGGTTAGGTAGGATAGTGAGTGCAGGTGGCAGGCAACTATTGGAAAAGCTAAACTCAGCAAGAAAGAATTTCCCTATGAAAGTATTTCTGCTTCTCTTGGGTTTCTACACGGCAAATGCATTGGCGACAATCCTCGGGCAAACTGGTGACTGGGATGTTTTGGTTGCTGGTGTAGTGGTTGCTGCTATAGAGGGCATTGGCATGCTTATGTATAGAAAGCCTCCTTATGTTCCTTCTGAGAGATTGCAGTCTTTTGTTGTGATGATGAACTACTGGAAAGCTGGTGTCTGTTTAGGCCTCTTTGTGGATGCCTTTAAACTAGGTAGTTAA